TCATGCGTTTGCGCGTAACTTTTAGctcaatatttaacttttaactttttatagaatGAGAAAAATGAATCCTTTTAATCACTGGCGCGTTATCACTTTATTCCACcagtgtatatacataaaaaacataatcataaattataatgcagaTAATGTAACTATGCTTTTAGCCAATCGGTCTCAAAACTCTATCTCATTTAATGTACGAATTGTGTACCACTTAGacgaaaaattttttaaaaaatcaacgtTTAACATTAAAGGAACaatatatggttttaattttttaataatcaataaattaataaattttgttcgGCAAATTAAGTGGACACATATTATGTTCGACGAAATACAATGCAACGCCGCGCGTCACCTCGCCGGAATgtaatgtaaaacaatatattaatatagtaatatatacggTCGAATGACAAAAATTTTAGTCTAATAGTAATTGACCGTAAATACGCGCACCGACATGGTAACGGAAcatgaacaatatttaattatcacacGTTCaagaaacaaaaacaaaaaaatgacatTGTTTAAACgagaatcaaaataatattggaagCGTCTGCAAACTTGCACGACGAGAGATGGTGGCCGTAATGGTGGTTGAGGAAGGTgacgaatattattacaattattaatcgtGTATATAAGtgcacaattattttaataacattaaattataataggtaggttattttttgttttgataatatttcttttttttcagcATTACAATCATGGATATAATATCAACACAccgataataactataaaatgaaatgtaaaagattgatttttttatattcagtaTTTTCAAAAGCCATTTATATACGAGGTACATCGTACagctatgtaatattttttatattgtttatggaacagtaataataattatagtaatattatttaaacagctataaaaaaaatcctacacacactcacatatacacaaaatagatagattttattattatacaaaacaaaacatgGTTACAAACGATTTTCTTCGAAAACGTATTACACAACCCAGTCTACTCAGTAGCTCTCattacttatatttgttttgttttcacttttttttttttttgaggacCTTATAATATTCGACAGCTTTCAAGTAAGCACCCagtacaaatttcaaaaattaattgggAAGGAGTGGGGTTTGAGAACGGTTTCcattatcgatatttttttttccttgcaGTATAGGTGacatatagataggtataacataataatgatagtatCATATTGTGCTTTACacgtacgtattattattatagtgaaacGTATGCTCACAAACTGTGTCTCAAGAGGGAGAGGAATCACACACAatccgataataataattcaacgtCCTATAAGCATACTTCTTAAGGATTTGTGAGATCACTGCAATCAATGGGTGGTCATGGGTGGGATTTATTTGGGAGGGGGATGGGTATCgtataaaatgcaatatacTGAGTGCTTCGTGTTTAAATTacgatgttatttttttgtttgcaaATAAAATCTTACCAACACacatacttatatatgtattgttaatataatatatattattatatcaaataaatatgtatatataggtacttacctaataaataatataaatctagaTGTATaagctttttaataatttttttcgtttcattCTTAATCACTAAAAATACACATCAAATAAGCATTTTTCCTTTTGAATCGGTGTGAATACGTTTTCTCTAAAATTAACTGGAAATAAAAGCGGGATACGACTGGTAAGGTGAATGTACGAATTGTACTGGAGATCCGTATGTGGGCGGCACGAACGTGATCACGTTCGACGGTTTAACCGGGGACGTGTAGTTGGAATACATGCCGTCGGCCTGATGTatttgctgctgctgttgctgttgctgttgttgctgttgctgctgttgttgctgttgctgctgttgttgctgttgttgctgttgctgttgttgctgatgttgttgctgttgttgctggagatgctgctgttgctgttggTGCTGGAGATGGAGATGGCTGTTGCGGTTGTGGCTGTTATTGAACGGCGGCGAAGATGAGGACAACGATCCTGGGGACGTAGACACCGAAGACGaagacgacgatgacgatgaAGGTCGGCCCGGCTGTGTGGCGGCCATTTCGTGCGGTTGTTGTACCGGGCCCTCATACAGTACGCAAATGCTTCCGTCCTCCTCACCAATGCGGTAGGATACTTCAGATGGGTCAACCCACAACGTAAGTTCGTCGGGCAAGTATGCGCGGATCAGGTGGCACGACAGGCCACACGCATCAGCTGCGCGGGCGATGATCGGGTCCATCTTATCCTTGTTGATTCTGATGCACCGGTATGCGGATCCACGGTTCGGAGACTCCGGAAACCAGAAATCTTTGTACTGGCGGTTCATGACGGTCAACAGCGAAAGCTGCAGCATCTCAATTTCGGGTTCCAGAAAGAACTTGTCACCCTTACTGCGTACCAACTTCGATCGGTGTCCTGCGCGCAGCATTGATATGATAAACTTGACGGCAGATTCCAGTTCCACCCTCATCGTGCGGCTGCGATGATACTGCCAATTCTATTGCTATATATACGACAATGTAagtgatttatataaaacgcGATCGCACAACCTGCAACACacaaaaaccataatattattaactttacgGGGCGATACGCTTCGATAAATTATCAAGAAATTAGATTAactctttttttatttggctTCAAACATATCAAACAAtccaaaaatgttcaaaaaattatgacgGAAGACAAAAGATTGTACAGTAAATCTACAATTTAAGTTTGATTATGCGTTTAACCTATCCAAACAGGAAATCAAACACTTAAGAATGGTTAACTGAATTTTGCTCCAAGCACTCagaatgatatttttgaagtacaatgatttatcatttcatatacaaaaatgtaattaggtatataaaaatcagtCCTATCATCTTAAGaaaacatatacattaaatccatacgtattatagtttttatttattttataaaaattcaaaaattgaatatcataatataaaataggaaataagaaaataagaaaatatatacatatacacttcCTACTGATTATTTAACAAGTGATACGTTTgacataaaactataatttataaataaatacaaagtaaTTTCCTAAGAATCTTCAACtaaatgtttgaattaattttgtatttatttgaattctgattttttaaattttcaaatttaggtatatttaaacgatattaaaaattaattattctttgtaatatttacacaatggAGATATAAACTtcttcaaactttttttattttaaatttttaagcagataatttttttttcatacaaatacatatctaaatatttcaatttaagtcAAACCCTCCTTCGACGTTTCTATTTAACAAGCACGTAACAACGAAATTtcgttagaatttaaaaatactgatgACCTGTATAGCATACGTGTTTAAGATtagtcaatttattatatttataatagatacctaataatataatatgataataataaataataataataataataataataatattcataaaatatacctataatgcgACAATCAGGGACAATTCACCTCCAATATATTCACCACggaaagtttaaaaaactgATAACCGTATTAGCTgggtacataaaaatacagcTAGTGTGTCAATCAATCATACAAACTGGTAAGATTTTTGTGAATCGATTGCCTAATCGTAACATTACCATTTAcctctaaatataatattttccctTCAGTtagtaatttgatttttaagcaaagtgcttttttttaacagcttctctattttaaaattatgttataatttgaatttcgtATAATCTAACCTATATATTTctcattaaaaatcattatttttatgtctaaCCTCATttcattaacttttataatacatcCGTCTTCTGAACGTGACGAGACATGGTACATCGTAAAATAATCATGACGCATAAAGAGAGATTACTGCGTTTGCTATActctttcaaaattaaaatataaaaaaatacctttaatAGAACTTAgacattattagatattagattcctttaagtttgataatataggttaattcactttaatattaaaactaagtaGGTATTAACGAAACTAAATACACTGCCGTTGTATACTTTAAGACAGACAACAAATGCGGGTGTAGCGTCctcttaaactatattatgtacataaaccTTATTTACAAAGGATAATAGTCCACGATAATAGGTTTAGAAGATAATATGACTATATGAGGTTTAGgagctataataatttgaaaaatataataattaatatcaaatatatattaaaatgttgacgaAGTCCATTTTCCTCCAGAATAAGTTACTGTTTACCTCCATAAAAAAaggttagttttaatttttttcaaaagttatTTACTCAAATTATGTCTATTTTcctctaaatattaaaatatttatccaaCACCAGTGTTGTAGTTGTATGCCTACCGAATTATAAAGGGTCAGTAAGACTATGATCAcactatatgtattttatcggTTGCTAATTTAAGCATTAATATACATTGAcgtatcaataaaatcatcaGCTTGaaaattacagtaaaaaaggtacttataatcataattatttttttttcaaattagttTGTATTAACACAAAACACGCTTTAaatagtacctacttaaaaaatcgatatttttataaatacattattaaaagatGAAAAGGATTAAGCATGCTTGATATCATGATACctaacacataaatatacatttttgcgaTTCACTGTAACGCcactacaaataatattaaataatattaaataattaaaattcaaactttattatgttatggGCATAAGACGCAATTATAAGAATGACAAAACCACACGCATACGCTGTAGTCTGACACCGAAATGTCTCCaacttcaataattaataaaactcggTAGTTAAGTGACATAATAAACGTGGTGATTCattgtgtacctataatataaatacatacatacagaTTACTACCCTTTATCTACAATCAtcctcaaataaataattaaatataatatactcatataagCACCCATATATACAGTTTAGTTGTACaaataacatacaaaaaaaaaaaatagctttatttatacttgtacAGATAATTATTcaaccaataataattgaccAAAGGTAGtttactaattagtattttataataggaataatataatattcattatgttatttatatttgttgtcGCATTAATTACtaggtacaaatattaaaatcttcatagatttatgaattatataaataactaaacgaccagtaaaaaattattaaaatttagaaaatgtatgCAACACAATAGCCCTACGCTTCTACCTCACTTCGAACAGTCTTGATTACATACCACTTTAAAAacgacatatattattaatctcgtgattcgatataaatatacaatcaaaCTATAATACGTATCATCCACATTGATCCATACTTGGTGTTTTTTTAATCtccaattgaaattataactattattttttggaataataaaagttataattattctatgaATTAAACGccaataataaacaatcatCTACtcaaaattaagaattaattgtaattatagtaaacatattttatgttttatcgtGTATAGctaaattttttacaacatgCAAAGACGTTCAATTGCTTatggtaaattaaaatgtatagttactgcactactatataataaaaacaaattatgtagaCATGTTGTCAGAGATTGGTAAAAGGCGAAAGAAATGTATCTACAACACTTACAAATGTGTATTACTTTTACGCAAGTGTgactgttgtataataatattattgaaataaaagatttcattcatttattaaactgatagaattaatacaattaaacaaattaaatatgacataggtacctaatataatattcaataaatggtTACACAGTTGATAAAAACTTGTaacttttgtaattttgtaattataatttaaacataaaattgagaatttaattatacttaagatTAATTAACCATCAAAACACAAcacatataaatttgtaatatcaaAGATTACTATGTGATGGGattctattttctatttagtctagaaaaattgcaatatcttgtactataatttaaaacagccaataggtatacaattggGAACGTGAATACGAgactttatacaaaataatttttcagtatACGTATTAAGTAAAGGCCGGGATAATTACATTAtctacaaattcaaattattaatattaataattattaattttttgacttTACAAATTGGCTTTGTATTCTCTTAAAATActctataacaaaaaataatatgatatattttatatttatgactaAATTGATGAGTGAttacctaattttatttaatatagtaaaccaaattactgtaattattGTGAACAAgcatacaacaaaaaataattttgttatttatcaaGAAATGTGTTAtagtaattaacaaatttaaaaataaaaaaaaatattattttttatttttgtaaatattgaataacaacgaattgttgaaaaaatcaaagggataataaaaaatgcacaAATGcgtcttattttatttctatttctacacatttttatttcaaagaaaaaaatcataagtaTTCACAAATATgcgatagtataata
This genomic stretch from Rhopalosiphum maidis isolate BTI-1 chromosome 3, ASM367621v3, whole genome shotgun sequence harbors:
- the LOC113556165 gene encoding protein BTG2-like; translation: MRVELESAVKFIISMLRAGHRSKLVRSKGDKFFLEPEIEMLQLSLLTVMNRQYKDFWFPESPNRGSAYRCIRINKDKMDPIIARAADACGLSCHLIRAYLPDELTLWVDPSEVSYRIGEEDGSICVLYEGPVQQPHEMAATQPGRPSSSSSSSSSVSTSPGSLSSSSPPFNNSHNRNSHLHLQHQQQQQHLQQQQQQHQQQQQQQQQQQQQQQQQQQQQQQQQQQQQQQIHQADGMYSNYTSPVKPSNVITFVPPTYGSPVQFVHSPYQSYPAFISS